The bacterium DNA segment GCCGTACGGCACGACGCCGAACCGGGTCAACAGGGACACGTCGGCCAACCGGATGCGATCGGCCTGGAAATTGAGATCGAGCGGTCCGCGGGGATCCACCGTGCCGGACGCGTGCACGTACGAGCCGTTGGCCCGCGCGTCGAGCCGGGTCACCTGGATCACCCCGCCGCCGCCGGCCAGATCGGCGTCGGCCTGATCGACGATCTGTCCGAGCACGCTGCCTCGCGTCAGCGCGACGTAACCGGCCACGGACGGACGGTCGACCGGACCGTTGACGCGCACGCGCCCGGAGAGCGTGCCGGTCACCGTGTCGATGCCGACTGTGTCGCGGAGGAAGGACTGCGCCGGCACGCCTTCCGCGTCGATCGCCACGTCCCGGGCGATCAGCGGCCGCAGCGCGAGCGCGCCGCTCACCCCATAGTATGCGCCACCGTTGTAGAGGTCCGCGTGGGTCGTCGACACGAGGCCGGAGGTCGCGTTGAGGGCGCCGGTTGCGAAGGTGTACGACAGCGGACCGAACCGGCCGTCCCAGGCCGCGACAGCACCCGACAGCGCCGGCGACGCCATGCTTCCGCCGATGTGGCCGTCGAACCGGCCGGTGCCGCTCAGTTCGGACGGCGCGAGCCCGGTCCGCGCGGCGACCGTCCCGAGGGGCAGGTCGTGGCCTTCGGCGGCCAGCGCGAGCGTCCCGTCCGGCGCGATGGACCCCGACGCGTAGACGGTCGCGGGTCCGGCTTGAACGCGGAGGTTGTCGAGAAGCAGCGACCCGTTGTCGTCCCAGAACAGCGCGGTCAGGCTGTCGAAGGTCTGTCCGCCGAGGCTGCCCCGGCCGAGCGAGACGTCTCCGAGAACCTGCATCCGGGAGCCCTGCCCCACGCCGGCGACCGCGCCCGACCCGCGCGCGGTCAGGCCGTCCGCGATCGGCAGCCCCGCGCGGGGAAGCGTCGCGGCGTCCACGTTGTCCGCCGTCGCCGCAAAGGTGTAGGAAGGCTGCGCGGGCGAGAGGTTGACGACCGCGTCGCCGGCGAGGCGTCCGTCGCCCACACCGACCGACAGGTCCCGCAGTGACAGCACGCCGTCGTCATAGGCGAACCGCGTGGTGAGGCCGGCGAAGTCCTGACGATTGAAGCGGCCGTCGGCGGCCGCCACGGTGCCCGAAAACGAGGGGGCGCTGACCGGACCGGAGATCCACATGTCGCCGGTCGCCCGTCCGGCCAGCGTCATGCCGGTGCCCGGGAAGAACAGCGTGCGTGCGCGCGCGAGGTCGAGGCGCTGCGAACGGACGACGAGGTTCAGCCACGGATCGCCGGCGTACGAGACGTCGCCGCGCACCCACACCGGCGAGTCGCCGGCGACGAGCGTCAGACCGTCGGTGGAGACGTGCCCCGACGTGACCTGCATCTCGCCGCGTACGTGCCGGAGGCCCGTCGCGGCCGGCCGGTAGAGGGTGTCCGCGTCGTCGAGCCGGATCGACGCGGTGTAGTCGACGTTGACGCCGGCCGCGGAGGGCGACGCGAGCAGGTGGACGCGGCCGGAGAACTGCCCGCCAAGCCACCGCAGCGCGCGAAGCCGGACGAGATACCCTCCCCAGTGCCGTACCGATCCCCGATCGACGGTGATGTCGAAGTCATAGGTGCCGTCGACCGCCGCATAGCGGCCGTGCACCGCGGCCTGCTCGCCGTCGGTGCTGCGGCCGCCGAGCGCGATCACCAGCCGGCCGTCGGACCCTGAGGTCAGCGTGCCGTCGATGCGTTCGAACCGCGTGACAAACGGCGGCGACTCCACCCCCCAGGAATCCGCGTAGGCGATGACGCCGCCGTGCACGACGATCAGCCCGTGGAACGCCGGGCCGAGCGGACTCTCCTGCTGCAGGAGCAGGTCCGTGAGGTTCCAGTTTCCGCGGGTGTCACGCACGAGCTCCGCGTGCGGGGTGGTCAGGTCGGCGCGGCTGACGCTCGCCAGCACGTCCCGCGGATGCCGGACGAGATCCCACAGCGACAGGGTGAGGTGGACGCGGTCGACCGAGAACGCCGCACCGCGGCTGAAGCCGCCCCGCTCGGCGATGACCAGATCGCGCAGCTCGATGCCGTCGACGAGGTTGCCGCCGACCCCGCCGAGCGCGACCGCGCGGCCGAGCGAGTGGCCGAGACGCGAGACGATCGCCTGACGGATCGCATGCGCCATCCAGCCGCTCGAGACCACTCCGGCCCACCCGGCGCCCGCGAGGACGGCGAGCACCGCGAGCGCGGCGATGCCGCGACGGATCAGCCGGACGCGCGCAGTCGGCGGTGAGTTCATGTGGGCATCGGCGCGCCGCGCGGGGCGGAACCCGTCAGTGCGTCCCTCCCTTGGCGATCACGATGGGAAGCTGAACCCGGCCGCGCACGACCCACGGCGTCGTCCACTGCGCCGACGGTCTCGCCGGCGCTGCGCCGGCGCTGTCCGTCCGCGGCGGCAGCCCGCCCATCAACTCGACGACGACGTCGGTATTCTTGTCGCCGGTCTCAAAAGCCTTGACGGCGTCGGCCAGCGTGCGCACACCGGCGTTCGGGGGGCCGGGCGGAGCGGCGGCCGCGCCGGCCGGCGCTCCGCCGCCCGCCCGGACGACGATCGTCGTCGGCCCCGCGACCGCGTTCGCCGGAATGGTCAGCGCGACGTCCTGCGTCTGCGGCGCGGCGCGGAACGGACGGACCGTGACGCGGACATGCACCGTGTCACCGGGGGCCACCGGGTCGTGCGGTCCGGTCGCCTCGACGATCGACGCCGTCTCCTGCGCGGATGTCACGCGGACGTCCAGATCGATCGACGTCGGGCCGACGTCCTTGAAGTCGTTGTCGAACAGCAGGTTCATCGCCTGCGGCAGCTCGGCGAGCGCGCGCCCGGCGATCCCGCTCGAGCCGTAGAACATGTTCTCGCGGACGACCGGCTTCGACAGTCCGCGCCCGTAGAGCGCCAGGCGCACCATCGCGGTGCCCTGCCCGCTGCGGTTCAGGGCGCGCTCGATGGCGCCCTGCGAGCCGACCTGGACCACGATCGGCGCGATTTCCGTGTTCGGAATCACCTGGAAATTGTAGGTGTGATCGGCGCCGCTGTCCGCGTCGATCACGTGGACGCGGACCCCAAACATGCGCGGCAGGACGCCGATCGTGCCGCCGATCCCGGCCGGTCGGTCCTGCGATACGATGCCGACCGGCGCGCCGACGGCGCCGATCTTGATGTTCTGCTGCTGCCCCTGCACGACCTGAAAGATCTTCGCGTTCATGAGAAGGTAGCCGGCGGGCCCGATGCCGGTGAACGGATGCCCGAACGCGAGGATCCGGTTGCCGTCCCGGTACGTCATGGTGCCGATGGCGTAGGCCGCGATGTCGCCCTTCAGCAGCGCGACGCCGATGGCGCTGCCCGGCTCGAGCGGCAGGGATGCGGGAACGTTCGCCTCCGATCCGCCGGCGACCGGCGTGAGCCCCATCGGCGCGAGGACGTTCGCCAGGGCCTGAAGGCCCGCGCCGCCGATGCCCGACACGAACAGCGGCGTCTCCGCGGGAACCGCGACGAGCGTGTCGCGGAGGAACGGGCGCGCGCCCCGCGCCGCCGCCGCGGCGCCGCCCGCGGCTGGGACGACCACGCGGCGGACGATGCGCCCGGCGAGGCGCGTGGGAGCCAGCGCGTAGACGCGCGGCACGGATGTGGCGGCCGCGAGCCGGCCGCCAACCGTGAAGCCAACGCTCGACTGGGCCGGTGCCGGCAGGACGCGCAGCATGTCTTCGATCGGGGTGAACAGCCCGACGGTTGGGTCGGACGCCTGGAACGTATACGAGAGGGCGCCCGCAAGTTTGCCTTCGAGGTAAATGGGACTGCCGCTCATGCCCGCGGCGATTCCACCGACGCTCTGAATCGCCGGGCCCGACGCCCGAAACAATACGAGGTCGCCCGCGGGACCCGCGTTGTGCAATATCCCCAGTACCCGGACGTTGAACGGGACGACGGACGTCCCGATGATGACGGTCTTCCCGACGCCCGTCATGCCGACCGCGATCGCGTGCGCCGGCATGATGGCGGGCGCCGCCACGCCCGGCGTGGCGATCATCCCGAGCCCAAGCACGGATACGGCAACGAGCACGGCCGCGGCGCGCGTCCCGGCGGCCATGGAATCAACGCGGGCGGCCCCTCTGGCCGGCTGTCTCGTCACGGCACGCTCCCCTTCACGGTCATCGGAATTTGATACTTGCCGAGCACGACCCAGTCGGTCTCGAGCGTGGTGCCCGCCGGCGACTCGAAGCTGGGATTCGCGTTGGCGCCCACCGCCGTCAGCACAGCCTCCGGCACCAGCTGAATGATCAGGTCCGTGTTCTTGCCCTCATTCTCGAACTGGTCGATCGCGGCTTGGAGCGATTCGGCGCCGCTCGGCGTGCTCTCGGCCGCGACGAGCGCCTGGAACTTGTCCGCGGGCAACGACGAATCGTTGAGCGAGCCCGCGGTGCCGACGAGCAGAAACGCCGCGCCCTCCGGGAAGTCCTTGGGCACCGTAAACGTGACCGTCCGGGTCTCGGCCTGCTCGCCGCCGAACGGCCGTACCCGCACCTCGATCTGCACGCGGTCGCCGGGGTGCACCGTCCGGAGGTTCGGCCGCGCGCCCACGAGCAGCGCCATGTTGGTTTTGGTGGTCACGGCGACGTCGACCGTCATGTCGACCGGGTCGAGCTCGCTGAAGAAGTTGGTGAAGAGCAGCTGCGTCGCCGCGGGGATGTCGAGCGCAGCGGCCGTGGCGATGTCGCCGACGTCGTAGGCCAGGTCCTCCCGTACGACCGGCGATTTGAGGTTCCGGGCCCGCAGGCTGATGCGGACCGCGGCGGAGCCGCCCGCGACCCGGTCAAGCCCCCGCTGGATGAGGCTCAGCACGGCGCTCGGCACGAGGCTCTCGGCCAAGTCCTGGCGCCGCACGACCTGCGCGCCGAACGAGTGCGCGGCACCGGTGTCGAGGTCGCGGGTATTGACCCGGATCGCAAACGCCCGCGGGAAGCGCCCGAGCACCCCGGCGATCCCGGTCGTCCGGTCCTGCGTCAGCGTGCCGGTCGCCGGCCCAAAACTACCCTCTTTAAATGGAAAGTCCAGGGAGCGCACGATCGTGTCGATCCAGGCGCTTGTCATGAACAGGGAGGCGGCGCCGGCGTTCATGAGCGGATGGCCGAAGCCGAGCACCATGTTGCCGCGCCGGTACGTCGCCGTGCCGATCGCGCCGACTTCCACGTCGCCGCGCACGAGCTCGACGCCCAGGGACGCCCCAGGCTCCATCGGCGGCGCGGTGAAGTTCCGGCCCCCGGAGTAGCCTTGGCGCGGCACGAGGTTGAACCGCCGCAGCGCGCGCTCGAGTACCCGCATGCCGCCGGGCGTCACGCCGGCGGCGGTCATCGGCACCATCGCCGGGGCCACCGCCGCGGTCCCCGGCGCGGCGTGCGCGTTGTAGGCCGCCGCGGCGGCGGTCGATCCGACGACGATGACGCGGCGGAGCGGACCGAACGATGTCGCGATCGGCGCGTCGCTCCGGTACTCGCGCGGCCATAACGTCTGCGGAGCCGGGACCGGCGCCGCCAGCGTCTTGAGCATCTGCTCGATCGGGGTCGCGAGGCTCAGGTCCGCGTCGGGGCCGGGAAAGTGGTAGCCGTACGAGAGCGCGCCGGCGAGACGCCCGTTGAGGTAGATCGGGCTGCCGCTCATCCCGGACGCGGTGCCGCCCGCCCCCGTGATCAACGGGCCGCCCGCGCGGAACAAGATCAGGTCCGTGTACGTGTCGCCTTCGCCCTTCAGCACGCCGAGCACGTTGATGTCGAACCGTTGAATGGCCGTGCCGTGGACGACGGTGAGCCCGTACCCCCGCATCCCGGCGTGGACGGCGGAGAGCGGCAGCACGGCCTGCGGATCCGCGCCGGCCGGCGGCAGCCCGGCCGTCACCAGGCTCATGCCGACCGCGACCATCGCCGCCACCGCACGCATCATGCCGCGCACGTCCCCCCTCCGTCCGGCCGCCCCGTCTTCGCGGGACCTCCGCCCGCCGCGTCCGCGGCGTCCGCTATAAACAATACGAGGGGGAGGCCCCCCTCGTCACCACTCCCGAGTGCGGCCCCCGCTATTGGGCCTCGATCACGGCCACGGGGTCGCCGATGTTGACGAAATCGCCGACCCGCACCATCATCTGAATGACTTTACCGTTGGCCGTCGCCCGGGCCGCCGGAATGGCGCTGCCGGTCGACGTGCGCACGAACACCAGCGTGTCGCCGAGCTTCACGGCTTGACCGACGACGGCAAGCTGCAGCGGCAGCACCGAGCCGGAGATGCCCGACCGGACCACGACGTTCGGGGCGGTCTGCGCCGACGCGGTCGTCGTGCCCAGCGGGGGCAGGCCGGCGAGAACCAGGGCCACAAGCGCGATTCCCACAACACCGGCGATCCGGCGCATGTTCACCACCTCTCAACCGCTTGAATATATGCCCGCGGCCGCATCATTATAGGCGCGGCCGGCTTTGACTGTCAAACGCGGAATTCGTCTGGTAAGTTCCGCTCGAATCCGAAGTGGTGCCGCAGCACGCCGACGATGCGCTCGGCCGCGCGGCCGTCGCCGTACGGATTCCGCGCCCGGCTCATCCGGGCGTACGCGTCCGCGTCGGTGAGCAGCTCGCGCGCCGCGGCGAGAATATCCGCCTCGCCGGTGCCGACCAGCCGGGCCGTGCCCGCGGTCACACCCTCCGGCCGCTCGGTCGTCTCGCGCAGCACGAGGACCGGCCGGCCGAGCGCCGGGGCCTCCTCTTGAATGCCGCCGGAGTCCGTCAGGATCAGCGCGGCCGCCTTCATCACCGCCACCGTCGTCGGGTAGTCGAACGGCGCGAACAGGTACGCGCGCGGATGGCCGCCGAGGATCTCGTGCGCCGGCCGCGAGACAGTCGGGTTGAGGTGGACCGGAAAGATCAGCGAGAGGTCGCCGAACTCGTCGAGGAGGCGGCGCACCGCGCTGAAGATGCGGCGCTGCGGCTCGCCCCAGTTCTCGCGACGGTGGGTCGTCATGAGGAGACGGCGGCCCGGGCGCGCCAGCGCCTCGCGCAGCCGCGGCTCCGCCGGCGGGGCCTCGCGGCGCGCGACCTCGAGCAGCGCGTCGATCACCGTGTTGCCGGTGACGGTGATCCGCGACCGCGGCACCCCCTCCCGCTCCAAGTTCGCGCGCGCCGCGGCGGTCGGGGCGAAATGCAGATCCGCGAGGACCGACGCCATCCGCCGGTACATCTCCTCGGGAAACGGCTGGTACTTGTCGTCCGTCCTGAGCCCCGCCTCGACGTGGGCGACGGGAATCCGGCGGTAGAACGCGGCGAGCGAGCCGAGGAAGCACGGCGCCGCGTCTCCCTGCACGACGAGCAGGTCGGGCGCGATCGCCGGCAGCAGCTCGTCGAGCCGGGCGAGCGTGCGCACGGAGATGTCGACGAGCGACTGCTGCTCGGTCATGATGTCGAGATCGTAGTCGGGGTGGAGGTCGAACACCTCCAGCACCTGATCGAGCATGTGCCGGTGCTGGGCGGTGACGACGACGACCGGTTTGAACTCGGACGGGACGGCGGCGAGGGCGCGAACCACCGGCGCCATCTTCACCGCGTCGGGACGCGTACCGAAGACCGCGAGCACCGTCCGGCGGGCGGACGGCCGGCCCGCTCCGCTCACTTCACTGCTCGTTGCTGCCGGCTTCGATGACATGGTCGCCGGCCGCCGGAGCCACCGGCCCGGCGGGAGCGAGCGGCGGGGAGACCGGCGGGCCCGCCGCCGGCTGCAGATCCGCGGCGGTGGATCCCGCCGTCGCGGCCGCGGGCGACGGGACAAGCAGTCCCGTCCTCCGCGCGCCGAGCGCCAGCAGCGCCAGCAGGAGGCCGAGGATCGCGATGATCGGGAACCGTCCGACGCCGGTCACCATGAGCGCGCCCGCGCTCAGAATTCCGGTGACGAGGTAGAGCACCGCCGTCGTCTGGCGGGGCGTCAGTCCGCGCGCGAGCAGCCGGTGATGCAGGTGCTGCGTATCCGCCTCGAAGATCGGCCGGTGGTTGCGCCACCGCCGCACGATCGCGAAGGCCGTGTCCGTGACCGGAACCCCGAGCGCGGCGAGCGCGACGAGGAGGGACAGCGCGGTGTAGCTCTTGTAGGTGCCGAGCACGGACAGCGCGCCGAGCAGATAGCCGAGCAGCATCGACCCCGTATCGCCGAGGAAGATCCGCGCGGGGTTGAAGTTGTACGGGATGAACCCCAAGGCGCCGCCGGCGAGCGCCGCGGCGAGGATCGCCGTCCCGACGTCGCCGCGATGGTAGGACGCGACGAGCAGCGTGGTGCCGGCGATCGCGGCGATCCCGGACGCGAGGCCGTCCACGCCGTCGATCAGGTTCATCACGTTGCACAGCGCCACGATCCACACCACGGTCACGATCGCGCCGAGCGGGCCGACGAAGAACATGCCGCCGAGCGGGTTCGTCAGCACGTCCATGCCGACCCCGAACGGCAGCAGGACGGCGGCCGCGGCGATCTGGCCGATGAGCTTGACCAGCGGTCGCGTCCCGCGGATGTCGTCGAACGCGCCGACCAGCGTGATCACGGTCGCCCCAAGCAGCAGCGCGACGATGGGCCGGTCGATCGCCGGCAGGTACGGCACGACGATCGTGATGCGCTGGGACTCGAACGCGACGTGAATCGGCCGTTCGACCGGCAGCCCGACGAGCACCGCCGCGACAAAGGCCAGGTAGATGGCGAGCCCGCCGAGCCGGGGCACCGGCGCGCGGTGGATGTGGCGGCCGCCCGGCCGGTCGAGGACGCCCATCTGCGTCGCGAGCCAGCCGACGACGGGCGTGAGCAGGTACGCGATGACGAGGCCGAAGGCGCCGGCCACGAGGAACGGGTAGATCGTCACGGCGGCTCCGCTACTCGCCCTCGGTGGCGGTCTGCATCACGCGGGGGGCGCCGAACAACTCGCTCACCGACTGCTCGGCGTGGACGCGCTGGACGGCCTCGCCGATCAACCCGGCCACCGAGATGACCGCGAGCTTGGACGTCCGCTTTTCCGCGGGCACGGGGATGCTGTCGGTGACCACGAGCTGCTCGATCGGCGACCGCTGGATGCGGGCCATCGCCGGCGGGGACAGGATCGCGTGCGTGCAGCACGCGTATACCGACCGGACGCCGCGCTTCATGAGCGCCTCGGCCGCGAGGGCCAGCGTGCCGCCGGTGTCGATGATGTCGTCGACCAAGATCGCCGTCCGGCGGTACACTTTGCCGATCACATGCACGATCTCCGCGACTTGGTTCGGCCGGTCGCGGCGCTTGTCGATGATCGCAAGCGGCGCCCCGAGGTACTGCGCGAACTCGCGGGCCCGCTTGACGCCGCCGATGTCCGGCGACACGATGACGGGATGCTCGAGCGCGAGCGACTTGAAGTAGTCGCCGAGGATCATCCGCGCCGGCAGATGGTCGAGCGGGATGTCGAAGAACCCCCACAACTGGCCGGTGTGGAGATCAACCGTGAGGATGCGGTCCGCCCCGGCCGTCGTCAGCAGGTTGGCGACCAGCTTCGCGGAGATCGGCTCGCGGGGCTTGATCTTGCGGTCCTGGCGCGCGTACCCGAAGTACGGGATCACCGCCGTCACGCGCGCGGCGCTGGCCCGCCGGAGCGCGTCGATGATGATCAGCAGCTCCATGAGCGTCTCGTTTGCCGGCGGACAGGTCGACTGGACGGCGAAGACGTCGAGGCCGCGCACGCTCTCCTCGATCCGCACGCCGATCTCCCCGTCGGCGAACCGGAAGACGTGCATCGCGCCGACCGGCAGACCGAGGTAGGCCCCGATCCCCCGGGCGAGCTCCGGATTACTCGTGCCGCTGAAGATCCGGATCTGCGGGTCGGCCATCGCCCCCTCCTCTCCCTCTCTCTAGTATCCTGTTTTGCCCGGGACGCGGTGCTACCGGCCGCGATGGGTGCCGTTCAGCGAGCGGATCACCCGCGCCGGCACGCCGACGGCCATGCGCCTGGGCGGTACGTCCTTCGTCACGACGGAGCCGGCGCCTGTCGCCGCGTCGCGGCCGATGCGCACCGGGGCGACCAGCATCGAGTCGCTGCCGATGTAGGCGCGGTCGCCGATGGTGGTCCGGTGCTTGCGCCCGTCAAGCCCGTAGTTGCAGGTGATGGTCCCGGCGCCGATGTTGACCTCCGCGCCGATTTGGGCGTCGCCGAGATAACTCTTGTGGTGGACCTTGGTCCGGTCGCCGACCCGCGAGTTCTTCAGTTCGGCGAAGTTGCCGATCTCCACGTCACGCCCGATCACGGTGCCCGGGCGCAAATGCGCGAACGGCCCCACCCGCGAGCCTTCGCCGATCCGGCTCTCCTCGATCCAGGAATCCCACACCCGCACGCGGCGATCCAAGACCGAGTCGCGCACGCGCGCGCCCGGCCCGACGGTGCAGCCGGGACCGATCACCGTGCGCCCGATGAGAAACGTGCCGGGATGCAGCACCGTGTCGCGGCCGACCCTTACGGCGTCGTCGACAAACGTCGTCGCCGGATCGAGCACCGTGACGCCGGCCGCCATCAGGCGCTCGAGCACGCGGCGGCGGAGGATCGCGTCGGCGGCCGACAGATCCGCGTGCGTGTTCACCCCGACGATCTCCTCGGGATCGGTCACCGGCACGACGGCGACGTCGCGGCCGTCCGCGGCGAGGACGTTCACGGCGTCCGGCAGGTAGTACTCGCCCTGGCGATTCGCCGGGCGGACGCGGCGCAGCGCCTGGGCCGTCTCCGGGATGCGGACGCAGTAGAATCCCGCGTTGACCTCGCGGATCGCGGCCTCCTCCGGCGTGGCGTCGGCGTTTTCGACGATCCGGAGGAAGCGGCCGTCCG contains these protein-coding regions:
- a CDS encoding translocation/assembly module TamB domain-containing protein, producing the protein MNSPPTARVRLIRRGIAALAVLAVLAGAGWAGVVSSGWMAHAIRQAIVSRLGHSLGRAVALGGVGGNLVDGIELRDLVIAERGGFSRGAAFSVDRVHLTLSLWDLVRHPRDVLASVSRADLTTPHAELVRDTRGNWNLTDLLLQQESPLGPAFHGLIVVHGGVIAYADSWGVESPPFVTRFERIDGTLTSGSDGRLVIALGGRSTDGEQAAVHGRYAAVDGTYDFDITVDRGSVRHWGGYLVRLRALRWLGGQFSGRVHLLASPSAAGVNVDYTASIRLDDADTLYRPAATGLRHVRGEMQVTSGHVSTDGLTLVAGDSPVWVRGDVSYAGDPWLNLVVRSQRLDLARARTLFFPGTGMTLAGRATGDMWISGPVSAPSFSGTVAAADGRFNRQDFAGLTTRFAYDDGVLSLRDLSVGVGDGRLAGDAVVNLSPAQPSYTFAATADNVDAATLPRAGLPIADGLTARGSGAVAGVGQGSRMQVLGDVSLGRGSLGGQTFDSLTALFWDDNGSLLLDNLRVQAGPATVYASGSIAPDGTLALAAEGHDLPLGTVAARTGLAPSELSGTGRFDGHIGGSMASPALSGAVAAWDGRFGPLSYTFATGALNATSGLVSTTHADLYNGGAYYGVSGALALRPLIARDVAIDAEGVPAQSFLRDTVGIDTVTGTLSGRVRVNGPVDRPSVAGYVALTRGSVLGQIVDQADADLAGGGGVIQVTRLDARANGSYVHASGTVDPRGPLDLNFQADRIRLADVSLLTRFGVVPYGTVTVDGRVTGTLADPEFQGRLLSPDLWMRGQAFSASGIVDYRSGQVRLSPLDLVQGDASYSLTGSVSWVGEPAADLNLHVTHGRIATLVDAAGLRLPAKVEGLIDGDVALAGPLRDPSAQLTLALSGASIGGVPAGTGAADLVLSHGAIDIRVFELHPGRGSIAARGQVSLNGTSAVELSASSLDPAIFVPIFHLKQPLVGSVDFTMQWTGPAANPTAGLSLEASDAGVPGATVDRVAALAYYKNGTITIQDGMLAKGSHRLVVEGTLPVAGDRFALDPHGALRLALHLEDADLSLLTLVTPAIQDASGTVAGEVSVGGTVAQPTMSGSVQATGGRMRWAPMRTPLENIAANITFSHDLVEVHNVSADIGGGHLAIQGTAAVSNFRPQTLDLGLTARQLNVDVPGVYTGRVDANLALKGPAGGPLLSGGVTVSGGRVTYAGSVPGGGAPLAQTPAPPVNLDVTVGTGAAVSYGEGPVQLALTGSVHAGGTLAQPKLSGEVRSDGGSVNLFGTAFTVLEGRATFSEGLGLTPLVTARAQGQIGDTRVFVDVAGPLSNPSVVWSSEPPMSQSDILALVFGATGEAGTPTGLAGRELGRLLIGSVTSAIQRALHLDELTVSYDTQSPVTLRIGKFLTAKFYVTLTEVFAQATSPGSTPTVLPGPYTRPTLAGQSYTVLGLEYLVSPSMSFSYDVDTLGDNGFFLLTHFPF
- a CDS encoding ribose-phosphate pyrophosphokinase; the encoded protein is MADPQIRIFSGTSNPELARGIGAYLGLPVGAMHVFRFADGEIGVRIEESVRGLDVFAVQSTCPPANETLMELLIIIDALRRASAARVTAVIPYFGYARQDRKIKPREPISAKLVANLLTTAGADRILTVDLHTGQLWGFFDIPLDHLPARMILGDYFKSLALEHPVIVSPDIGGVKRAREFAQYLGAPLAIIDKRRDRPNQVAEIVHVIGKVYRRTAILVDDIIDTGGTLALAAEALMKRGVRSVYACCTHAILSPPAMARIQRSPIEQLVVTDSIPVPAEKRTSKLAVISVAGLIGEAVQRVHAEQSVSELFGAPRVMQTATEGE
- the wecB gene encoding UDP-N-acetylglucosamine 2-epimerase (non-hydrolyzing), which codes for MSGAGRPSARRTVLAVFGTRPDAVKMAPVVRALAAVPSEFKPVVVVTAQHRHMLDQVLEVFDLHPDYDLDIMTEQQSLVDISVRTLARLDELLPAIAPDLLVVQGDAAPCFLGSLAAFYRRIPVAHVEAGLRTDDKYQPFPEEMYRRMASVLADLHFAPTAAARANLEREGVPRSRITVTGNTVIDALLEVARREAPPAEPRLREALARPGRRLLMTTHRRENWGEPQRRIFSAVRRLLDEFGDLSLIFPVHLNPTVSRPAHEILGGHPRAYLFAPFDYPTTVAVMKAAALILTDSGGIQEEAPALGRPVLVLRETTERPEGVTAGTARLVGTGEADILAAARELLTDADAYARMSRARNPYGDGRAAERIVGVLRHHFGFERNLPDEFRV
- a CDS encoding MraY family glycosyltransferase, whose protein sequence is MTIYPFLVAGAFGLVIAYLLTPVVGWLATQMGVLDRPGGRHIHRAPVPRLGGLAIYLAFVAAVLVGLPVERPIHVAFESQRITIVVPYLPAIDRPIVALLLGATVITLVGAFDDIRGTRPLVKLIGQIAAAAVLLPFGVGMDVLTNPLGGMFFVGPLGAIVTVVWIVALCNVMNLIDGVDGLASGIAAIAGTTLLVASYHRGDVGTAILAAALAGGALGFIPYNFNPARIFLGDTGSMLLGYLLGALSVLGTYKSYTALSLLVALAALGVPVTDTAFAIVRRWRNHRPIFEADTQHLHHRLLARGLTPRQTTAVLYLVTGILSAGALMVTGVGRFPIIAILGLLLALLALGARRTGLLVPSPAAATAGSTAADLQPAAGPPVSPPLAPAGPVAPAAGDHVIEAGSNEQ
- a CDS encoding SpoIVB peptidase S55 domain-containing protein encodes the protein MMRAVAAMVAVGMSLVTAGLPPAGADPQAVLPLSAVHAGMRGYGLTVVHGTAIQRFDINVLGVLKGEGDTYTDLILFRAGGPLITGAGGTASGMSGSPIYLNGRLAGALSYGYHFPGPDADLSLATPIEQMLKTLAAPVPAPQTLWPREYRSDAPIATSFGPLRRVIVVGSTAAAAAYNAHAAPGTAAVAPAMVPMTAAGVTPGGMRVLERALRRFNLVPRQGYSGGRNFTAPPMEPGASLGVELVRGDVEVGAIGTATYRRGNMVLGFGHPLMNAGAASLFMTSAWIDTIVRSLDFPFKEGSFGPATGTLTQDRTTGIAGVLGRFPRAFAIRVNTRDLDTGAAHSFGAQVVRRQDLAESLVPSAVLSLIQRGLDRVAGGSAAVRISLRARNLKSPVVREDLAYDVGDIATAAALDIPAATQLLFTNFFSELDPVDMTVDVAVTTKTNMALLVGARPNLRTVHPGDRVQIEVRVRPFGGEQAETRTVTFTVPKDFPEGAAFLLVGTAGSLNDSSLPADKFQALVAAESTPSGAESLQAAIDQFENEGKNTDLIIQLVPEAVLTAVGANANPSFESPAGTTLETDWVVLGKYQIPMTVKGSVP
- a CDS encoding SpoIVB peptidase S55 domain-containing protein; this translates as MTRQPARGAARVDSMAAGTRAAAVLVAVSVLGLGMIATPGVAAPAIMPAHAIAVGMTGVGKTVIIGTSVVPFNVRVLGILHNAGPAGDLVLFRASGPAIQSVGGIAAGMSGSPIYLEGKLAGALSYTFQASDPTVGLFTPIEDMLRVLPAPAQSSVGFTVGGRLAAATSVPRVYALAPTRLAGRIVRRVVVPAAGGAAAAARGARPFLRDTLVAVPAETPLFVSGIGGAGLQALANVLAPMGLTPVAGGSEANVPASLPLEPGSAIGVALLKGDIAAYAIGTMTYRDGNRILAFGHPFTGIGPAGYLLMNAKIFQVVQGQQQNIKIGAVGAPVGIVSQDRPAGIGGTIGVLPRMFGVRVHVIDADSGADHTYNFQVIPNTEIAPIVVQVGSQGAIERALNRSGQGTAMVRLALYGRGLSKPVVRENMFYGSSGIAGRALAELPQAMNLLFDNDFKDVGPTSIDLDVRVTSAQETASIVEATGPHDPVAPGDTVHVRVTVRPFRAAPQTQDVALTIPANAVAGPTTIVVRAGGGAPAGAAAAPPGPPNAGVRTLADAVKAFETGDKNTDVVVELMGGLPPRTDSAGAAPARPSAQWTTPWVVRGRVQLPIVIAKGGTH
- the glmU gene encoding bifunctional UDP-N-acetylglucosamine diphosphorylase/glucosamine-1-phosphate N-acetyltransferase GlmU — translated: MAHAGTGRAAAVVLAAGKGTRMRSDLPKMLHPLRGRPMVAYAVDALRRAGARRPLVVIGPDHGAVREALGDGVDYVVQREPRGSGHALLQAVPRLRGHAVAYVVNGDMPLVSPETLRTLLRRVRDGAAAAIATGTPSPTPPYGRIVRGADGRFLRIVENADATPEEAAIREVNAGFYCVRIPETAQALRRVRPANRQGEYYLPDAVNVLAADGRDVAVVPVTDPEEIVGVNTHADLSAADAILRRRVLERLMAAGVTVLDPATTFVDDAVRVGRDTVLHPGTFLIGRTVIGPGCTVGPGARVRDSVLDRRVRVWDSWIEESRIGEGSRVGPFAHLRPGTVIGRDVEIGNFAELKNSRVGDRTKVHHKSYLGDAQIGAEVNIGAGTITCNYGLDGRKHRTTIGDRAYIGSDSMLVAPVRIGRDAATGAGSVVTKDVPPRRMAVGVPARVIRSLNGTHRGR